Proteins encoded together in one Streptomyces sp. NA04227 window:
- a CDS encoding sensor histidine kinase, whose amino-acid sequence MTNNAGQAPPADGRGDGRMGDGGGDERTRPDWRGDEQGDERTQPATSSDPDEGLDERLDEGPADGAAGPDGERRTAKSFPRAPHRRPGRGCLRPPPSGFTMLPWLLLGMGSVSHLVQGKANPIVAGVGLLVFNSLYISVVFRALVERKRDTPLTWATLAVMGLLTFGLAAWYGGGWLMFFPLYGLACGAVLRGRALGVTVGVLTLVAGGVGGWRGGWDGLTIAYVTLVSGLITATLLTLSRTVVELRETRQELARTAVDKERLRFSRDLHDLLGHTLSVIVVKSEAARRLAHRDLDAALHQVDDIECVGRQALAEIREAVTGYREGSLATELERARDALESAGIETLVRQSGPPLPPGTAALLGWVVRECATNAVRHSGAAHCEFAIDSTAERVRLLVTDDGPGSGGDRSGSGFGGAQPGSGLKGLGERVTSAGGSLEAGPAPGRGFRVVAELPVRETPVASPAGR is encoded by the coding sequence ATGACGAACAATGCGGGGCAGGCACCACCGGCGGACGGGCGGGGAGACGGACGGATGGGCGACGGAGGGGGCGACGAGCGGACGCGACCCGACTGGCGGGGAGACGAGCAGGGAGACGAGCGGACGCAACCGGCGACGAGCAGCGACCCGGACGAGGGGCTGGACGAGAGGCTGGACGAGGGGCCGGCCGACGGCGCCGCCGGACCGGACGGCGAACGGCGAACGGCGAAGTCGTTCCCGCGCGCGCCGCACCGCCGCCCCGGGCGGGGCTGTCTGCGGCCGCCGCCGAGCGGGTTCACGATGCTGCCGTGGCTGCTGCTCGGCATGGGCTCGGTGTCCCATCTGGTGCAGGGCAAGGCGAACCCGATCGTCGCCGGGGTGGGGCTGCTCGTCTTCAACTCCCTCTATATCTCCGTGGTGTTCCGTGCCCTGGTCGAGCGGAAGCGCGACACCCCGCTGACCTGGGCGACCCTGGCGGTGATGGGCCTGCTCACCTTCGGGCTCGCGGCCTGGTACGGCGGCGGCTGGCTGATGTTCTTCCCGCTGTACGGGCTGGCCTGCGGCGCGGTGCTGCGGGGCAGGGCGCTCGGCGTCACGGTCGGCGTGCTCACCCTCGTCGCCGGGGGCGTCGGCGGCTGGCGGGGCGGCTGGGACGGACTGACCATCGCCTACGTCACCCTCGTCTCGGGCCTGATCACCGCGACCCTGCTCACCCTGTCCCGTACGGTCGTCGAGCTGCGCGAGACCCGGCAGGAACTGGCCCGTACCGCCGTCGACAAGGAACGTCTGCGGTTCTCCCGGGACCTGCACGACCTGCTCGGCCACACGCTCTCGGTGATCGTGGTGAAGTCCGAGGCGGCCCGCCGCCTCGCGCACCGGGACCTCGACGCGGCGCTGCACCAGGTCGACGACATCGAATGCGTGGGCAGGCAGGCGCTCGCCGAGATCCGGGAGGCGGTCACCGGTTACCGCGAGGGCAGCCTCGCCACCGAGCTGGAACGCGCCCGCGACGCACTGGAGTCGGCGGGGATCGAGACGCTGGTACGGCAGTCGGGGCCGCCGCTCCCGCCCGGGACCGCGGCACTGCTCGGCTGGGTGGTGCGGGAGTGCGCGACCAACGCGGTACGCCATTCCGGGGCCGCGCACTGCGAGTTCGCGATCGACTCGACGGCGGAGCGGGTCAGGCTCCTTGTCACCGACGACGGCCCCGGCTCGGGCGGCGACCGGTCGGGCAGCGGGTTCGGCGGCGCCCAACCCGGCAGTGGACTCAAGGGACTTGGCGAGCGGGTGACGTCCGCGGGCGGCTCGCTTGAGGCCGGCCCCGCGCCCGGCCGCGGCTTCCGCGTGGTCGCCGAACTCCCCGTACGCGAAACGCCCGTGGCCTCCCCCGCCGGGCGGTGA
- a CDS encoding class I SAM-dependent methyltransferase — MLTVDFSRFPLAAGDRVLDLGCGAGRHAFECYRRGARVVALDRNAEEIREVAKWFAAMEEAGEAPAGATATAMEGDALALPFPDDSFDVVIISEVMEHIPDDKGVLAEMVRVLRPGGRIAVTVPRYGPEKVCWALSDAYHEVEGGHIRIYKADELLERMREAGLKPYGTHHAHALHSPYWWLKCAFGVGRDGDDAALPVRAYHKLLVWDIMKRPLATRVAEQLLNPVVGKSFVAYATKPHLPKAEA, encoded by the coding sequence GTGCTGACCGTCGACTTCTCCCGCTTCCCGCTCGCCGCGGGCGACCGCGTGCTCGACCTCGGCTGCGGGGCGGGGCGGCACGCCTTCGAGTGCTACCGGCGCGGTGCTCGCGTCGTCGCCCTCGACCGCAACGCCGAGGAGATCCGCGAGGTCGCCAAGTGGTTCGCCGCGATGGAGGAGGCCGGTGAGGCCCCGGCCGGAGCCACCGCCACCGCGATGGAGGGCGACGCGCTCGCACTGCCCTTCCCCGACGACTCCTTCGACGTCGTGATCATCTCCGAGGTCATGGAGCACATCCCGGACGACAAGGGCGTACTCGCCGAGATGGTACGGGTGTTGCGCCCCGGCGGCCGCATCGCGGTCACCGTTCCGCGCTACGGCCCGGAGAAGGTCTGCTGGGCGCTGAGCGACGCGTACCACGAGGTCGAGGGCGGCCACATCCGCATCTACAAGGCGGACGAACTCCTGGAGAGGATGCGCGAGGCCGGGCTCAAGCCGTACGGCACCCACCACGCGCACGCCCTGCACTCCCCGTACTGGTGGCTCAAGTGCGCCTTCGGAGTCGGCCGCGACGGTGACGACGCAGCCCTGCCGGTGCGCGCGTACCACAAGCTCCTGGTGTGGGACATCATGAAGCGCCCCCTTGCCACCCGGGTCGCCGAGCAGCTCCTGAACCCGGTCGTCGGCAAGAGCTTCGTCGCCTACGCCACCAAGCCCCACCTCCCGAAGGCCGAGGCGTGA
- a CDS encoding class I SAM-dependent methyltransferase, with translation MPKHEGLALYAAATEAAGLGLPLLEVGTYCGRSTILLAAVARDFGVSAVTVDHHRGSEEQQPGWEYHDTSLVDEAVGRMDTLPEFRRTLFRAGLEEHILAVVGRSPQVARVWQGRLGFVFIDGGHTDEHASGDYEGWAPKVAEGGILVIHDVFPDPADGGQAPYRIHQRALESGEFTEISVTDSMRVLRRVAPAPR, from the coding sequence ATGCCGAAGCACGAGGGGCTCGCCCTGTACGCGGCGGCCACCGAGGCGGCGGGGCTCGGTCTGCCGCTGCTCGAAGTCGGCACGTACTGCGGCCGTTCCACGATCCTGCTCGCCGCCGTCGCCCGCGACTTCGGTGTGAGCGCGGTCACCGTGGACCACCACCGGGGCAGCGAGGAGCAGCAGCCGGGCTGGGAGTACCACGACACGAGCCTGGTGGACGAGGCCGTCGGCAGGATGGACACGCTGCCCGAGTTCCGGCGCACGCTGTTCCGGGCGGGTCTTGAGGAGCACATCCTCGCCGTGGTGGGACGCTCCCCGCAGGTGGCCCGCGTCTGGCAGGGGCGGCTCGGCTTCGTCTTCATCGACGGCGGCCACACCGACGAGCACGCGAGCGGCGACTACGAGGGCTGGGCGCCCAAGGTCGCCGAGGGCGGAATCCTGGTCATCCACGATGTCTTCCCCGATCCGGCCGACGGCGGCCAGGCCCCGTACCGGATCCACCAGCGTGCCCTGGAATCGGGCGAGTTCACCGAGATCTCGGTGACCGACTCTATGCGCGTACTGCGCCGCGTGGCCCCCGCACCCCGCTGA
- a CDS encoding prenyltransferase/squalene oxidase repeat-containing protein — MTSPEQTQHLVLDGVLTADQAARTVRGLLSVQREDGAIPWFRGHHLDPWDHTEAAMALDACGEHEAARRAYEWLARHQNSDGSWYAAYADGDFEDVTDRGKESNFTAYIAVGVWHHYLSTGDDTFLDRMWPVVVAATEFVLGLQQPGGQIGWKREADGTPVTDALLTGCSSVHHALRCALAIAEQREEPQPDWELALGALGHAIRSHPERFLDKDRYSMDWYYPVLGGALTGEAAKARLEEGWDRFVVPGLGVRCVVPNPWVTGGESAELALALWAVGESDRALAILQSIQHLRDAESGLYWTGFVFEDEAIWPRELTTWTAGSVLLAVAALGGEPATCAVFSGESLPSGLAQGCCT, encoded by the coding sequence GTGACAAGCCCCGAACAGACCCAACACCTCGTCCTCGACGGCGTATTGACCGCCGATCAGGCTGCCCGCACGGTCCGCGGACTGCTGTCCGTGCAGCGCGAGGACGGTGCCATTCCGTGGTTCCGGGGACATCACCTGGACCCCTGGGACCACACCGAGGCCGCGATGGCGCTCGACGCCTGCGGCGAGCACGAGGCGGCACGGCGTGCCTACGAGTGGCTGGCACGGCACCAGAACTCCGACGGTTCCTGGTACGCGGCCTACGCCGACGGCGACTTCGAGGACGTCACCGACCGGGGCAAGGAGTCCAACTTCACCGCCTACATCGCGGTCGGCGTCTGGCACCACTACCTCAGCACCGGCGACGACACCTTCCTGGACCGCATGTGGCCGGTGGTGGTCGCCGCGACGGAGTTCGTCCTCGGCCTCCAGCAGCCCGGCGGCCAGATCGGCTGGAAGCGCGAGGCCGACGGCACCCCCGTCACCGACGCGCTGCTCACCGGCTGCTCCTCGGTCCACCACGCGCTGCGCTGCGCACTGGCCATCGCCGAACAGCGTGAAGAGCCGCAGCCCGACTGGGAGTTGGCGCTCGGCGCGCTCGGGCACGCGATCCGTTCGCACCCCGAGCGTTTCCTCGACAAGGACCGCTACTCGATGGACTGGTACTACCCGGTCCTCGGCGGCGCGCTGACCGGCGAGGCGGCCAAGGCCCGGCTCGAAGAGGGCTGGGACCGCTTCGTGGTGCCCGGTCTCGGCGTACGCTGCGTGGTGCCCAACCCGTGGGTCACCGGCGGCGAGTCCGCCGAACTCGCCCTGGCGCTCTGGGCAGTTGGCGAATCGGACCGCGCCCTCGCGATACTCCAGTCCATCCAGCACCTGAGGGACGCGGAAAGCGGTCTGTACTGGACCGGCTTCGTCTTCGAGGACGAGGCGATCTGGCCCCGCGAACTCACCACCTGGACCGCCGGTTCGGTGCTGCTCGCCGTCGCCGCCCTCGGCGGTGAACCCGCCACCTGCGCCGTCTTCTCCGGAGAGAGCCTGCCGAGCGGTCTGGCACAGGGCTGCTGCACCTGA
- a CDS encoding N-acetylmuramoyl-L-alanine amidase: protein MSYVTPDSDPRPPRRNRRALTVGVAALVPAALAGWLVWQATADSDDGNADRAAPSSPPSENAKPAPTSTGPSAMPSPASTDKGEPGDGDDGGKNDDKGDGKGDDKDKPGGGGSGPLKGKVVVIDPGHNTGNSAHTSEINRQVNIGTGSKECDTTGTSTNSGYSEAKFTLDVAHRLRTLLEKQGATVELTHDGDRAWGPCVDERARFGNKARADAAVSIHADGSAAGNRGFHVILPARVHAGAADTRAIVGPSKELGERIAGNLLRSTGSAPSNYIGDGTGLDTRGDLGGLNLSTVPKVFVECANMRDANDAALVTSSDWRQKAAQGISEGIQSFLRR from the coding sequence GTGTCGTACGTGACTCCGGACAGCGATCCCCGCCCGCCGCGCCGCAATCGCCGCGCACTGACCGTCGGCGTGGCCGCCCTGGTACCCGCGGCGCTGGCCGGCTGGCTGGTGTGGCAGGCCACGGCCGACTCCGACGACGGCAACGCCGACCGGGCCGCCCCCTCCTCGCCCCCCTCGGAGAACGCCAAGCCCGCGCCCACGAGTACGGGCCCCTCCGCGATGCCGTCCCCCGCGAGTACCGACAAGGGCGAGCCGGGCGACGGCGACGACGGCGGGAAGAACGACGACAAGGGTGACGGCAAGGGTGACGACAAGGACAAGCCGGGGGGCGGCGGTTCGGGACCGCTCAAGGGCAAGGTCGTCGTGATCGATCCGGGGCACAATACGGGCAACAGCGCCCACACCTCGGAAATCAATCGACAGGTGAATATCGGCACCGGCAGCAAGGAATGCGACACCACCGGCACGTCCACCAACTCCGGTTACTCCGAGGCGAAATTCACCCTCGATGTCGCGCACCGGCTGCGCACTCTGCTCGAAAAGCAGGGCGCCACCGTCGAATTGACCCATGACGGCGACCGCGCCTGGGGTCCCTGCGTCGACGAGCGGGCACGATTCGGCAACAAGGCGCGCGCGGACGCCGCGGTCTCGATCCACGCCGACGGCTCCGCGGCGGGCAACCGGGGATTCCATGTGATCCTGCCCGCCCGGGTGCACGCGGGCGCCGCCGACACCCGCGCGATCGTCGGCCCCTCCAAGGAGTTGGGCGAGCGCATCGCGGGCAACCTGCTGCGCTCGACCGGCAGCGCACCCTCCAACTACATCGGCGACGGCACCGGCTTGGACACCCGCGGTGACCTCGGCGGACTCAATCTGTCAACCGTGCCCAAGGTGTTCGTCGAGTGCGCGAATATGCGTGACGCAAATGATGCGGCTCTGGTCACAAGCAGTGACTGGCGACAGAAAGCCGCGCAAGGGATCTCCGAGGGCATCCAGAGCTTTCTTCGCAGGTAG
- a CDS encoding Nif3-like dinuclear metal center hexameric protein: MPRLSEVIAALDALWPPERAESWDAVGTVCGDPDAEVDRVLFAVDPVREIADEAVALGAQLLVTHHPLYLRGTTTVAASTFKGRVVHELIKHDVALHVAHTNADTADPGVSDALAGALDLRVLGPLVPDSADPQGRRGLGRVCELQHPLTVRELAAVAAKRLPATAQGIRVAGDPDATVRTMVVSGGSGDSLFDAVRATGADAFLTADLRHHPASEFMADGGAHSPLALLDAAHWATEWPWCELAAAQLDEISDRNGWGLRVHVSKTVTDPWTAHAASHGTASWAPTDPAGAPN, encoded by the coding sequence GTGCCCCGTCTGTCTGAAGTCATCGCAGCCCTCGACGCCCTGTGGCCCCCCGAGCGGGCCGAGAGCTGGGACGCGGTCGGTACCGTCTGCGGCGACCCGGACGCCGAGGTGGACCGGGTCCTGTTCGCGGTCGACCCGGTGCGCGAGATCGCCGACGAGGCGGTGGCGCTCGGTGCCCAGCTCCTGGTCACCCACCACCCGCTGTACCTGCGCGGGACGACGACGGTGGCCGCGTCGACCTTCAAGGGCCGCGTGGTCCACGAACTGATCAAGCACGACGTCGCGCTGCACGTCGCCCACACCAACGCCGACACCGCCGACCCCGGGGTCTCCGACGCCCTCGCGGGCGCGCTCGACCTGCGTGTCCTCGGCCCGTTGGTCCCGGACTCCGCCGACCCTCAGGGCCGCCGTGGTCTCGGCCGGGTCTGCGAGCTCCAACACCCGCTGACCGTAAGGGAGTTGGCCGCCGTCGCGGCGAAGCGGCTGCCCGCCACCGCGCAGGGCATCCGGGTCGCGGGCGACCCCGACGCGACGGTCCGCACCATGGTGGTCAGCGGCGGCAGCGGCGACAGCCTCTTCGACGCCGTCCGCGCCACCGGCGCCGACGCCTTCCTCACCGCGGACCTGCGCCACCACCCGGCGTCCGAGTTCATGGCGGACGGCGGCGCCCACAGTCCTCTCGCGCTGCTCGACGCGGCGCACTGGGCCACCGAGTGGCCCTGGTGCGAGCTGGCCGCAGCCCAGCTCGACGAGATCTCCGACCGCAACGGATGGGGACTGCGCGTCCACGTCTCGAAGACGGTCACCGACCCGTGGACCGCCCACGCCGCCTCGCACGGCACTGCCTCGTGGGCACCCACCGACCCCGCAGGAGCCCCCAACTGA
- a CDS encoding MFS transporter encodes MTQNDAHHPAAAAAAAAVSGPPGGPEGSRPTAALVPVLAFAGIVVAVMQTLLVPVIKDLPTLLDTSVSNATWVLTATLLSGAVSTPIMGRLGDLYGKRRMLVTSLGVMVAGSLVCGFTSHLLVMVAGRTLQGVAMGAIPLGIGLMRDALPRERLGQAMGLMSSSIGIGGGLALPLAALVAQHTDWHVLFFGAAGLGVLSIALTLWTVPESAVRARGHFDVTGALGLSLGLILLLLPITKGTDWGWTSPTVLGLFVASVVVLLLWGAFELRSTAPLVDLRTSARPEVLLTNIVSIMIGVAFFAVSLVLPQLLQLPTSTGYGLGQSMVVAGLCVAPLGLTMMLTAPIYARISAKYGPKASLITGMLVIALGYAGGLALMDAVWQTVVTSVVLGAGIGLAYAALPALIVGAVDPSETGAANGLNTLMRSIGTSVSSAVIGMILARTADKDGAVEIPTMEGFRLSFLIATAAVTLGLLLALLIPTRPRPAPATPASSGGGRESAPAPGPTAAQGAASSA; translated from the coding sequence ATGACGCAGAACGATGCCCACCATCCAGCGGCGGCCGCGGCCGCCGCTGCCGTGTCCGGGCCGCCCGGCGGCCCCGAAGGCTCCCGGCCGACGGCCGCCCTGGTGCCCGTTCTCGCCTTCGCGGGAATCGTGGTCGCGGTCATGCAGACCCTGCTCGTCCCGGTGATCAAGGATCTGCCGACGCTCCTGGACACCTCCGTCAGCAACGCGACCTGGGTACTGACCGCGACGCTGCTGTCCGGTGCGGTGTCGACCCCGATCATGGGCCGCCTCGGCGATCTCTACGGCAAGCGCCGGATGCTGGTGACCAGCCTCGGTGTGATGGTGGCCGGCTCTCTCGTCTGCGGTTTCACGAGTCACCTGCTGGTGATGGTCGCCGGGCGCACCCTCCAGGGCGTCGCCATGGGCGCGATACCCCTCGGCATCGGCCTGATGCGTGACGCGCTGCCCCGCGAACGGCTCGGGCAGGCGATGGGGCTGATGTCGTCCTCGATCGGAATCGGCGGCGGGCTCGCCCTGCCGCTCGCCGCGCTGGTCGCGCAGCACACCGACTGGCACGTGCTGTTCTTCGGCGCCGCGGGCCTGGGCGTCCTGTCGATCGCGCTGACGCTGTGGACGGTGCCCGAGTCCGCCGTCCGCGCGCGGGGCCACTTCGACGTGACCGGCGCGCTCGGCCTCTCGCTGGGCCTGATCCTGCTGCTGCTCCCGATCACCAAGGGCACCGACTGGGGCTGGACCTCGCCCACCGTGCTCGGCCTGTTCGTCGCCTCGGTGGTCGTGCTGCTGCTGTGGGGCGCCTTCGAACTGCGCAGCACGGCACCGCTGGTGGACCTGCGCACCAGCGCCCGCCCCGAGGTGCTCCTCACCAACATCGTCTCCATCATGATCGGCGTCGCCTTCTTCGCCGTCTCGCTGGTGCTGCCGCAACTCCTGCAACTGCCGACCTCCACCGGCTACGGGCTCGGCCAGTCGATGGTGGTGGCCGGTCTGTGCGTGGCCCCGCTCGGCCTGACCATGATGCTGACGGCGCCCATCTACGCCCGGATCTCCGCGAAGTACGGGCCCAAGGCCTCGCTGATCACCGGCATGCTGGTGATCGCCCTCGGATACGCGGGCGGCCTGGCCCTGATGGACGCCGTCTGGCAGACCGTGGTCACCTCGGTGGTGCTCGGCGCGGGCATCGGCCTCGCCTACGCGGCGCTGCCCGCCCTGATCGTCGGCGCGGTCGACCCCTCCGAGACCGGCGCGGCCAACGGCCTGAACACCCTGATGCGTTCGATCGGCACCTCGGTCTCCAGCGCCGTGATCGGCATGATCCTGGCCCGTACGGCCGACAAGGACGGCGCCGTCGAGATCCCGACCATGGAGGGCTTCCGGCTCTCGTTCCTGATCGCCACCGCGGCGGTCACCCTCGGTCTGCTGCTCGCCCTGCTGATCCCCACCCGCCCGCGGCCCGCGCCCGCGACTCCCGCTTCCTCGGGCGGCGGCCGCGAGAGCGCCCCGGCGCCCGGTCCCACCGCGGCGCAGGGGGCCGCGAGTTCGGCCTGA
- a CDS encoding response regulator transcription factor: MLAEDQGMMRGALALLLGMEPDIEVVAQVGRGDEILAAAQDTRPDVALLDIELPGQSGLEAAAALREHCPHCRVLILTTFGRPGYLRRAMEAGARGFLVKDGPVQELAEAVRRVLRGERVLDPALAASALSAGPSPLTPREAEVLAASADGATVADVAGALHLSESTVRNYLSAAIGKTGTRNRAEALREARHQGWV, translated from the coding sequence CTGCTCGCCGAGGACCAGGGCATGATGCGCGGGGCGCTGGCGCTGCTGCTCGGGATGGAGCCCGACATCGAGGTGGTGGCACAGGTCGGCCGGGGCGACGAGATCCTCGCCGCGGCACAGGACACCCGCCCGGACGTCGCCCTGCTCGACATCGAACTCCCCGGCCAAAGCGGCCTGGAGGCCGCCGCCGCACTGCGCGAGCACTGCCCGCACTGCCGGGTGCTGATCCTCACCACCTTCGGCCGCCCCGGCTATCTGCGCCGCGCCATGGAGGCGGGCGCCCGCGGCTTCCTGGTCAAGGACGGGCCGGTACAGGAACTCGCGGAGGCGGTACGGCGCGTACTGCGCGGTGAGCGGGTGCTCGACCCGGCGCTCGCCGCCTCGGCGCTCAGCGCGGGACCCAGTCCCCTCACCCCGCGCGAGGCGGAGGTGCTCGCCGCCTCGGCGGACGGCGCGACGGTGGCCGACGTGGCCGGTGCGCTGCACCTGTCGGAGAGCACCGTACGCAACTACCTGTCCGCGGCCATCGGCAAGACCGGCACCCGCAACCGGGCGGAGGCACTGCGCGAGGCGCGCCACCAGGGCTGGGTCTGA
- a CDS encoding MaoC/PaaZ C-terminal domain-containing protein has protein sequence MPIDAAKALAADPVSSEIAWEHKDVLLYHLGIGAGVPATDPAELRYTLESRLQVLPSFATVAGGTMGFVGSLGAPGIDIDLMSVLHGGQIIELHRPLPARGTATSTSRVAAVYDKGKAAVLVLRSEVADADGPLWTSDAQIFVRGEGGFGGERGPSNRLETPERDPDHVVERATREDQALLYRLSGDVNPLHADPEFARLAGFDRPILHGLCSYGIALKAVVDTVLDGDASRVRSYSTRFAGIVFPGETLRVRMWADEGAEGRVQVTVTAVDREDAPVLADTVVEHA, from the coding sequence ATGCCCATCGATGCCGCGAAGGCGCTCGCCGCCGATCCCGTGTCCAGCGAGATCGCCTGGGAGCACAAGGACGTCCTGCTCTACCACCTGGGCATCGGCGCCGGAGTCCCGGCGACCGACCCCGCCGAACTGCGCTACACGCTGGAGTCCAGGCTCCAGGTGCTGCCGAGCTTCGCGACCGTCGCGGGCGGCACGATGGGCTTCGTGGGCTCGCTCGGCGCGCCCGGTATCGACATCGACCTCATGTCCGTGCTGCACGGCGGCCAGATCATCGAACTCCACCGGCCGCTGCCCGCCCGGGGCACCGCGACGAGCACCTCACGGGTCGCCGCCGTCTACGACAAGGGCAAGGCCGCCGTCCTCGTCCTGCGCTCCGAAGTCGCCGACGCGGACGGGCCGTTGTGGACCAGCGACGCGCAGATCTTCGTCCGCGGCGAGGGCGGTTTCGGCGGCGAGCGTGGCCCCTCGAACAGGCTGGAGACCCCCGAGCGCGACCCCGACCACGTGGTCGAGCGCGCCACCCGCGAGGACCAGGCGCTCCTCTACCGCCTCTCCGGCGACGTCAACCCCCTGCACGCCGACCCGGAGTTCGCCCGGCTCGCCGGGTTCGACCGGCCCATCCTGCACGGACTGTGCTCGTACGGCATCGCCCTCAAGGCCGTCGTCGACACCGTCCTGGACGGCGACGCGAGCCGGGTGCGCTCCTACTCCACCCGCTTCGCCGGGATCGTCTTCCCCGGCGAGACCCTGCGCGTACGGATGTGGGCCGACGAGGGCGCCGAGGGCCGCGTGCAGGTCACGGTCACCGCGGTGGACCGGGAGGACGCCCCGGTCCTCGCGGACACCGTGGTCGAACATGCGTAA
- a CDS encoding glycosyltransferase family 4 protein — MTAEARKEGPRAGSAADGDRPLRIALLTYKGNPFCGGQGVYVRHLSRELARLGHDVEVIGAQPYPVLDEVAAGTEAPASPRLTELPSLDLYRASDPFRRPAREEYRDWIDAVEVGTMLTGGFPEPLTFSLRAGRHLRARAGEFDVVHDNQTLGYGLLGDLGAPLVTTIHHPITVDRQLELDAAPTWHRKLSVRRWYAFTRMQKRVARRLPSVLTVSGSSRQEIVDHLGVSPSRVHVVHIGADTGLFSPDASVPEVPGRIVTTSSADVPLKGLVHLVEALAKLRTEIPEAHLVVVGKRAEDGPVAQMIERYGLAGAVEFVKGISDQELVDLVRSAQVACVPSLYEGFSLPAAEAMATGTPLVATTGGAIPEVAGPDGETCLAVPPADAGALSAALGRLLTDEDLRRRLGAAGRERVLTRFTWAAAAKGTVERYREAIGGSGASRPAVTAASGESTAQAIPVPERESRTTC, encoded by the coding sequence GTGACCGCTGAGGCCAGGAAGGAAGGCCCTCGCGCGGGCTCCGCCGCCGACGGTGACCGTCCGTTGCGTATCGCCCTCCTCACCTACAAGGGCAACCCGTTCTGCGGCGGCCAGGGCGTCTACGTACGCCACCTCTCCCGCGAGCTCGCCCGCCTCGGCCACGACGTCGAGGTCATCGGCGCCCAGCCCTACCCGGTGCTCGACGAGGTCGCCGCCGGGACCGAAGCCCCCGCGAGCCCCCGTCTCACCGAACTGCCGAGCCTGGACCTCTACCGCGCCTCGGACCCCTTCCGGCGTCCCGCGCGCGAGGAGTACCGCGACTGGATCGACGCCGTCGAGGTCGGCACCATGCTCACCGGCGGCTTCCCCGAGCCGCTGACCTTCTCCCTGCGGGCGGGCCGTCATCTGCGCGCCAGGGCAGGGGAGTTCGACGTCGTCCACGACAACCAGACGCTCGGTTACGGACTCCTCGGCGACCTCGGCGCCCCGCTGGTCACCACCATCCACCACCCGATCACGGTGGACCGGCAGCTGGAGCTGGACGCCGCGCCGACCTGGCACCGCAAGCTCTCGGTGCGCCGCTGGTACGCCTTCACCCGGATGCAAAAACGCGTCGCCCGGCGGCTGCCGTCGGTGCTCACCGTCTCCGGCAGCTCCCGCCAGGAGATCGTGGACCACCTCGGCGTGAGCCCCTCGCGCGTGCACGTCGTCCACATCGGCGCCGACACCGGGCTGTTCAGCCCGGACGCCTCGGTGCCCGAGGTGCCCGGCCGTATCGTCACCACCTCCAGCGCCGACGTCCCGCTCAAGGGCCTGGTGCACCTGGTCGAGGCGCTCGCCAAGCTGCGTACCGAGATTCCCGAGGCCCATCTGGTCGTCGTCGGCAAGCGCGCCGAGGACGGTCCGGTGGCGCAGATGATCGAGCGCTACGGCCTCGCGGGCGCCGTGGAGTTCGTCAAGGGGATCTCCGACCAGGAACTCGTCGACCTGGTGCGCTCCGCCCAAGTCGCCTGTGTGCCTTCCCTGTACGAGGGTTTCTCGCTGCCCGCCGCCGAGGCGATGGCCACCGGAACCCCGCTGGTCGCCACCACCGGCGGCGCCATCCCGGAGGTCGCGGGCCCCGACGGCGAGACCTGTCTCGCGGTGCCGCCCGCCGACGCGGGCGCGCTGTCCGCCGCCCTCGGCAGGCTGCTCACCGACGAGGACCTGCGCCGCAGGCTCGGCGCAGCCGGTCGCGAGCGCGTGCTCACCAGGTTCACCTGGGCCGCCGCCGCCAAGGGTACCGTCGAGCGCTACCGCGAGGCCATCGGAGGCTCCGGCGCCTCCCGGCCCGCCGTCACCGCCGCCTCCGGCGAGTCGACGGCACAGGCAATACCCGTACCGGAACGCGAAAGCAGGACCACGTGCTGA